One segment of Terriglobales bacterium DNA contains the following:
- a CDS encoding ThiF family adenylyltransferase: MDPTERYSRQLLFRPLGAEGQRKLAAGRVAVVGCGATGSAVAALLARAGVGTLRIIDRDYVEPSNLQRQVLFDEHDAAESLPKAIAAARKIAAFNSDIVVEPHVADLTPANVRELLGESDLVLDATDNFETRYLVNDYCVEQGRPWIYAAAVGSYGVTMNIVPGETACLACVFPAPPRGVVETCDTSGILNSAANLVASLEATEALKFLVGARDQVRRTLLSFDVWTNERSEISAGKPRPDCRACGERDFVHLAGESRPQITLCGRNSVQIHERQRPVDFEEMKLRLEPHGQVRHNDFVLKFFRAPYELTLFPDGRAIIKGTTDTAVARSLYARFIGS; this comes from the coding sequence GTGGACCCGACCGAACGTTATTCCCGCCAGTTGCTGTTCCGCCCCCTCGGGGCGGAAGGCCAGCGCAAGCTGGCTGCCGGCCGTGTCGCGGTGGTTGGATGCGGGGCGACCGGCTCCGCGGTGGCTGCGCTGCTGGCGCGCGCGGGGGTGGGCACGCTGCGCATCATCGACCGCGACTACGTGGAACCCAGCAACCTGCAGCGGCAGGTGCTGTTCGACGAGCACGACGCCGCCGAGTCGCTGCCCAAGGCGATCGCCGCGGCGCGGAAGATCGCGGCGTTCAACAGCGACATCGTCGTCGAACCCCACGTCGCCGACCTCACGCCGGCCAACGTGCGCGAGCTGCTCGGCGAGAGCGATCTCGTGCTCGACGCCACCGATAACTTCGAGACGCGCTACCTGGTGAATGACTACTGCGTGGAGCAAGGCCGTCCGTGGATCTATGCGGCGGCCGTGGGCAGTTACGGCGTGACCATGAACATCGTGCCGGGCGAAACGGCGTGCCTGGCCTGCGTCTTCCCTGCTCCGCCGCGGGGCGTGGTCGAGACCTGCGACACTTCCGGCATCCTGAACTCGGCGGCCAACCTGGTGGCGTCGCTCGAGGCCACCGAGGCGCTCAAGTTCCTGGTGGGGGCGCGGGACCAGGTGCGGCGCACGCTGCTCTCGTTCGACGTGTGGACGAATGAGCGCTCCGAGATCTCCGCCGGGAAGCCGAGGCCGGATTGCCGCGCGTGCGGCGAGCGCGATTTCGTCCACCTGGCCGGCGAGTCGCGGCCGCAGATCACGCTGTGCGGCCGGAACTCCGTGCAGATCCACGAGCGGCAGCGCCCGGTGGACTTCGAAGAGATGAAGCTCCGCCTGGAGCCGCATGGCCAGGTCCGGCACAACGACTTCGTGCTGAAGTTCTTCCGCGCGCCGTACGAGCTGACGCTGTTCCCCGACGGCCGCGCCATCATCAAGGGCACCACCGACACCGCGGTGGCACGCTCGCTGTATGCGCGATTTATCGGGTCGTAA
- a CDS encoding translocation/assembly module TamB domain-containing protein yields MSTEAELRLRRRRRRRLIRRATIGFSLFAIVIAAGLYLTSSSFQNTVRRKLVTELERVTGARVEMKHFRWNVSRLEAEAIDVTLHGLEGPDEIPYAHADRLYARAKILSFFGREVGLRDVRIEHPVIHIIVFPDGSTNQPVPKVKTESKKSPVERLFELQVDHAEIVDGMLLFNDHRIPFNFSGNDVKAEMGYDLFAQRYNGKFEIGQMDARYTNFLPVRSNLQVEFSLARSTAELKALHWASAKSRIDASGSMENFNDPRIKAAYQVSLDLAELGAISRTPQLRSGKLAAGGQGTYTVADISTSGRVTLQNVTWAQPGMEVPGLNASANYSATRDRISISSLTGTVYGGRLSGQADVFHWSEAAEKTGARTKPTAGQPQRGLANLKLSGISVAQVAAALSTPRLPLSKVQPVGAADGTLDLQWLGSPRNFEANIALDVAPPPNPAPQQLPVNARVRAAYQGRSQVIQVAELSLATRATRLNAAGTFGSETARLNVALNTNDLREFEPALAALHRTGPLPVQVNGRASFTGRVFGKLAQPSAAGHLEVTDFDTILVLSQNEPPPEAQPAAGAPAPPPQRTRVHWDSLVGDVEYTPSLAAIRQGTLTRGKARLDVEASAQLVKGAFNDSTAFQARLGIRDADVKDLQTLLGYDYPVTGTLNASLTVTGTRNDMRGGGGIQLAGGSIYGEPYKSLTADLRLAGREAQLNNLVFAHNGARITGNAAYDTGANTFRFDLRGADFQLAGFRQLQTPRFTVEGVASFSAQGSGTVEEPVINGKLSVRNLVLNGEETGDLEASAVTHGPDMKLTARSHLENAELALDGDVRLRGDFPAQMRLRFAHVDIDPILRAYLQGRVTGHSQMVGAVDVSGPLRSWRRLTVQGSIDQISAEIEKLRINNQGPIRFAMANEVLRVESLHLVGDQTDLQASGSVGIGGAHELDVRADGRVNLKLVQTFNRDLLGYGETTLALNIRGTTQKPQMQGRVEIREAGISFIDLPNGLSNINGALVFNENRLQVEKLTAKSGGGLLELGGFISYANGIYFNLSAHSGDIRLRYPPGVSALANADLRFVGTTANSLLSGDVTVTRFGLNPRFDFALYLARSKQPPAMPKPDSPLNNLRFDVHIVSTPELQVETSLAKVSGNVDLHLRGTAAHPVILGKVNVIQGDVFFNSTKYHLERGDITLTNPVRIEPVLNIEASARVREYDITLGFHGTLDKLSTTYHSDPPLPTGDIIALLALGRTQEEQVLQPTSQQSFTETASNAILGQALNATISQRAQKLFGISKIKIDPQAGGPESNPNARVTIEQQVSDKVTLTYITNLTQSAQQIIQVEFNINRNVSIVAVRDQNGVVGFDIKLRSRKR; encoded by the coding sequence ATGAGCACGGAAGCCGAGCTGCGCTTGCGCCGCCGCCGTCGCCGCCGCCTCATCCGCCGCGCGACCATCGGTTTCTCGCTGTTCGCCATCGTCATCGCCGCCGGGCTCTACCTCACCAGTTCGAGCTTCCAGAACACTGTCCGGCGCAAGCTCGTCACCGAACTGGAACGCGTCACCGGCGCCCGCGTCGAGATGAAGCACTTCCGCTGGAACGTCTCGCGCCTCGAGGCCGAGGCCATCGACGTCACCCTGCACGGCCTCGAAGGCCCCGACGAGATCCCCTACGCGCACGCCGACCGCCTTTACGCCCGCGCCAAGATCCTCTCGTTCTTCGGCCGCGAAGTCGGCTTGCGCGACGTGCGTATCGAGCACCCCGTCATCCACATCATCGTTTTCCCGGACGGCAGCACCAACCAGCCCGTCCCCAAGGTCAAGACCGAGAGCAAGAAGTCGCCGGTCGAGCGCCTGTTCGAGCTCCAGGTCGACCACGCCGAGATCGTCGACGGCATGCTGCTATTCAACGACCACCGCATCCCTTTCAACTTCTCCGGCAATGATGTGAAAGCGGAGATGGGCTATGACCTGTTCGCGCAGCGCTACAACGGAAAGTTCGAGATCGGCCAGATGGACGCGCGCTACACGAACTTCCTGCCGGTGCGCTCCAACCTCCAGGTCGAGTTCAGCCTGGCGCGCTCGACCGCCGAGCTCAAGGCGCTGCACTGGGCCTCCGCGAAATCGCGCATCGACGCCAGCGGCAGCATGGAGAACTTCAACGACCCGCGCATCAAGGCCGCCTACCAGGTCTCGCTCGACCTCGCCGAACTCGGCGCCATCTCGCGCACGCCGCAGCTGCGCTCCGGCAAGCTCGCTGCCGGCGGGCAGGGAACCTACACCGTCGCCGACATCTCGACCTCCGGCCGCGTCACCTTGCAGAACGTGACCTGGGCGCAGCCCGGCATGGAAGTCCCGGGCCTCAACGCCAGCGCCAACTACTCCGCCACGCGCGACCGCATCTCCATCAGCAGCCTGACCGGCACGGTCTACGGCGGACGCCTCTCCGGCCAGGCCGACGTCTTCCACTGGTCCGAGGCCGCCGAAAAGACCGGCGCCAGAACCAAGCCGACCGCCGGCCAGCCGCAGCGCGGACTCGCGAACCTGAAGCTCTCCGGCATCAGCGTCGCGCAGGTCGCCGCCGCGCTCTCCACCCCCAGGCTGCCGCTCTCGAAGGTCCAGCCGGTCGGCGCGGCCGACGGTACGCTCGACCTGCAGTGGCTCGGCTCGCCGCGCAACTTCGAAGCGAACATCGCGCTCGACGTCGCTCCGCCGCCCAATCCCGCGCCGCAGCAACTGCCGGTCAACGCCCGCGTGCGCGCCGCCTACCAAGGGCGCTCGCAGGTCATCCAGGTCGCCGAACTGAGCCTCGCGACCCGCGCGACGCGCCTCAATGCCGCCGGCACGTTCGGCTCCGAGACCGCGCGGCTCAACGTGGCGCTCAACACCAACGACCTGCGCGAGTTCGAGCCCGCGCTCGCCGCGCTCCATCGCACCGGGCCGCTGCCGGTCCAGGTCAACGGCCGCGCCTCCTTCACCGGACGCGTCTTCGGCAAGCTCGCGCAGCCCTCCGCCGCCGGCCACCTCGAGGTCACCGACTTCGACACCATCCTCGTGCTGTCACAGAACGAGCCGCCGCCGGAAGCGCAACCCGCTGCGGGCGCCCCGGCGCCCCCGCCGCAGCGCACGCGCGTCCACTGGGATTCGCTCGTCGGCGACGTGGAATACACGCCATCGCTCGCCGCCATCCGCCAGGGCACGCTCACGCGCGGCAAGGCGCGGCTCGACGTCGAGGCGAGCGCGCAACTCGTCAAGGGCGCCTTCAACGACAGCACGGCCTTCCAGGCGCGGCTCGGCATCCGCGACGCCGACGTGAAAGATCTTCAGACGCTTCTCGGCTACGACTACCCGGTCACCGGGACGCTGAACGCGTCGCTCACCGTCACCGGAACGCGCAACGACATGCGCGGCGGCGGCGGGATCCAGCTCGCCGGCGGGTCTATCTACGGCGAGCCCTACAAGTCGCTCACCGCCGACCTGCGGCTCGCCGGCCGCGAGGCCCAGCTCAACAACCTCGTCTTCGCCCATAACGGCGCCCGCATCACCGGCAACGCCGCCTACGACACCGGCGCCAACACCTTCCGCTTCGACCTGCGCGGCGCCGACTTTCAGCTCGCCGGCTTCCGTCAGCTCCAGACCCCGCGCTTCACCGTGGAGGGCGTGGCCAGCTTCTCCGCGCAGGGTTCGGGCACGGTGGAAGAGCCGGTCATCAACGGCAAGCTCTCGGTCCGGAACCTAGTCCTCAACGGGGAAGAGACCGGCGACCTGGAAGCCTCGGCGGTCACCCACGGCCCCGACATGAAGCTCACCGCGCGCTCCCATCTCGAGAACGCCGAGCTCGCGCTCGATGGCGACGTCCGCCTTCGCGGCGACTTTCCCGCGCAGATGCGCCTGCGCTTCGCCCACGTCGACATCGATCCCATCCTCCGCGCCTACCTGCAGGGCCGCGTGACCGGCCATTCGCAGATGGTCGGCGCCGTCGACGTGAGCGGCCCGCTGCGGTCCTGGCGGCGGCTCACCGTCCAGGGCAGCATTGACCAGATCTCCGCCGAGATCGAGAAGCTGCGCATCAACAACCAGGGGCCCATCCGCTTCGCCATGGCCAACGAGGTCCTGCGTGTGGAGAGCCTGCATCTCGTCGGCGATCAGACCGACCTGCAGGCCTCGGGCAGCGTCGGCATCGGCGGCGCGCACGAACTCGACGTCCGCGCCGACGGCCGCGTCAACCTCAAGCTTGTCCAGACCTTCAACCGCGACCTGCTCGGCTACGGCGAGACCACGCTCGCCCTCAACATCCGCGGCACCACGCAGAAACCCCAGATGCAGGGCCGCGTCGAGATCCGCGAGGCTGGCATCTCCTTCATCGACCTGCCCAATGGCCTTTCCAACATCAACGGCGCCCTCGTCTTCAACGAGAACCGCCTCCAGGTCGAGAAGTTGACCGCCAAGAGCGGCGGCGGCTTGCTCGAGCTCGGCGGCTTCATCAGCTACGCCAACGGCATCTACTTCAACCTCTCCGCGCACAGCGGCGACATCCGCCTGCGCTATCCGCCTGGCGTCAGCGCCCTCGCCAACGCCGACCTCCGCTTCGTCGGCACCACCGCCAACTCGCTGCTCTCCGGCGACGTCACCGTCACGCGCTTCGGCCTGAACCCGCGCTTCGACTTCGCCCTCTATCTGGCGCGCTCCAAGCAGCCGCCCGCCATGCCGAAGCCCGATTCGCCCCTCAACAACCTGCGCTTCGACGTCCACATCGTCTCCACCCCCGAGCTCCAAGTCGAGACCTCTCTGGCCAAGGTCTCCGGCAACGTGGACCTTCACCTGCGCGGGACGGCGGCGCACCCCGTGATCCTCGGCAAGGTCAACGTCATCCAGGGCGACGTCTTCTTCAATTCCACCAAGTACCACCTGGAGCGCGGCGACATCACCCTCACCAATCCCGTTCGCATCGAGCCCGTGCTGAACATCGAAGCCAGCGCGCGCGTGCGCGAGTACGACATCACCCTCGGCTTCCACGGCACGCTCGACAAGCTGAGCACCACCTACCACTCCGATCCGCCGCTGCCGACCGGCGACATCATCGCGCTGCTCGCGCTCGGCCGCACCCAGGAAGAGCAGGTGCTCCAGCCCACCTCGCAGCAGTCCTTCACCGAGACGGCGTCCAACGCCATCCTCGGCCAGGCGCTCAACGCCACCATCAGTCAGCGCGCGCAGAAGCTGTTCGGCATCTCCAAGATCAAGATCGACCCGCAGGCCGGCGGCCCCGAGTCGAACCCCAATGCCCGCGTCACGATCGAGCAGCAGGTCTCCGACAAGGTCACGCTCACCTACATCACCAACCTCACCCAGTCCGCCCAGCAGATCATCCAGGTGGAGTTCAACATCAATCGCAACGTGTCCATCGTGGCGGTGCGCGACCAGAACGGCGTCGTCGGTTTCGACATAAAGCTGCGCAGCCGCAAGCGCTAG
- the bamA gene encoding outer membrane protein assembly factor BamA codes for MAALKAISQRLRTWLWLLALVCAGAPALAQTAPPPPHSTPAQPSQTHIAEFSALARFSGLRVHEIRFAGAIPDEPRLRERVVQEVGQPLDRNKVRRSIQALHATGRFAEVHVDAERTATGEVDLTFVGEPNYFIGWIRMSGIPRYGPTDSQLRNATKLDLGELLLPEKIATAIDGIKNVLRDQGFFQSEVAAEEQRHPETQQVDLLFHITAGERARVGAVVFQGDFGYTPAEMVSISQLYTGDKVTSGKAQRAMDRLRKKYNKKDRLEADVVLLRSEYQLATNTVDYTFQVDRGPTIDLHLRGAKIRKGKLKKYIPIYEENAVDDDLLNEGRRNLRDYFQTQGYFDVDVNFRQPPAEGDHRHVEYIIEKGERHKLTDLIIQGNEYFPEDIIRERMLLQPAGWLLSHGRFSQSMLSRDISSIEDLYRSNGFQDVQVTGDVQDDYQGETGRMRVTLTIKEGPQTRVRTLAIEGNNSISDETLRQLLNTSEGQPYSDFNVATDRDAIVNYYFDHGFPQVSFESEAKPMPGDPQRMDVTYRIVEGQPVFIDRVLIAGLHFTRPYVVDRELQVHNGAPLSQADMLETQRRLYDLGIFNEVNIAIQNPDGEAREKNVLLQLTEARRWTFNYGFGIEIATGSEPGATDPQGRTGVSPRVSFDVTRINFMGRNHTLIFKSRFGRLQQRGLFSYEAPRWFDNEDLKLTITAFFDDTRDVRTFTAQRLEGSAQIEHKVSKITTLLYRMTYRRVKVDPRTLVIDPFLIPLFSRPVRIGMPSLTYIRDKRDDPLETTKGTYTLADMGVAPEFLGSEASFSRFLIQNNTYHAFTFDKKRWVFARSTRLGIEKPFGPAGFVPLPERFFGGGSSSHRGFAINQAGPRDRETGFPLGGEGMFINNLELRTPTIPLPLVENNLSLVFFHDMGNVFATASDIFPSLFRVSQPHKSQCELLTVTARCDFNYNSQALGAGIRYRTPIGPVRVDFGYNLNPPTFPIRRETRSDTLSHFNFFFSIGQTF; via the coding sequence TTGGCGGCGCTGAAAGCGATCTCCCAGAGACTTCGCACGTGGCTGTGGCTGCTGGCGCTGGTGTGCGCCGGCGCGCCCGCGCTCGCCCAGACCGCCCCGCCCCCACCGCACTCCACGCCGGCGCAGCCCTCCCAGACTCACATCGCGGAGTTCTCCGCGCTCGCGCGTTTCAGCGGGCTGCGGGTCCACGAGATCCGTTTCGCCGGCGCCATCCCGGATGAGCCGCGCCTACGCGAGCGCGTAGTCCAGGAAGTCGGCCAGCCCCTGGACCGCAACAAGGTCCGCCGCAGCATCCAGGCGCTGCACGCCACCGGCCGCTTCGCCGAGGTCCACGTGGACGCGGAGCGCACCGCGACGGGCGAAGTCGACCTCACCTTCGTCGGCGAGCCCAACTACTTCATCGGGTGGATCCGGATGTCCGGCATCCCGCGCTACGGGCCCACCGACAGCCAGCTCCGCAACGCCACTAAGCTCGATCTGGGCGAGCTGCTGTTGCCGGAAAAGATCGCCACCGCGATCGACGGCATCAAGAACGTCTTGCGCGACCAGGGATTCTTCCAGTCCGAGGTCGCGGCCGAGGAGCAGCGCCATCCCGAGACGCAGCAGGTCGACCTGCTCTTCCACATCACGGCCGGGGAGCGCGCCCGCGTGGGCGCCGTCGTTTTCCAGGGCGATTTCGGTTACACCCCTGCCGAGATGGTCTCGATCTCGCAGCTCTACACCGGCGACAAGGTGACCAGCGGCAAGGCGCAGCGCGCCATGGACCGCTTGCGCAAGAAGTACAACAAGAAGGACCGCCTCGAGGCCGACGTCGTCCTGCTGCGCTCCGAGTACCAGCTCGCCACCAACACCGTCGACTACACCTTCCAGGTCGATCGCGGCCCGACCATCGACCTGCACCTGCGGGGCGCCAAGATCCGCAAGGGGAAGCTCAAGAAATACATCCCCATCTACGAAGAGAACGCGGTCGACGACGACCTGCTCAACGAGGGCCGCCGCAACCTGCGCGATTACTTCCAGACGCAGGGCTACTTCGACGTCGACGTCAACTTTCGCCAGCCACCGGCCGAGGGCGACCACCGTCATGTCGAGTACATCATCGAGAAGGGCGAGCGCCACAAGCTCACCGACCTCATCATCCAGGGGAACGAATACTTCCCCGAAGACATCATCCGCGAGCGCATGCTGCTGCAGCCCGCCGGATGGCTGCTCTCCCACGGACGCTTCAGCCAGTCCATGCTCTCGCGCGACATCAGCTCCATCGAGGACCTCTACCGCTCCAACGGGTTCCAGGACGTGCAGGTCACCGGCGACGTGCAGGACGACTACCAGGGCGAGACCGGACGCATGCGCGTCACACTCACCATCAAGGAAGGCCCCCAGACGCGCGTCCGCACCCTCGCCATCGAGGGCAACAACTCCATCTCCGACGAGACGCTGCGCCAGCTGCTCAACACCAGCGAGGGCCAGCCCTACTCCGACTTCAACGTCGCCACCGACCGCGACGCCATCGTCAACTACTACTTCGACCACGGCTTCCCCCAGGTCTCGTTCGAGTCGGAAGCCAAGCCCATGCCCGGCGATCCTCAGCGCATGGACGTCACCTACCGCATCGTGGAAGGCCAGCCGGTCTTCATCGACCGCGTCCTCATCGCCGGCCTGCATTTCACCCGCCCCTACGTCGTCGACCGCGAGCTCCAGGTGCACAACGGCGCGCCGCTCAGCCAGGCTGACATGCTCGAGACCCAGCGCCGCCTCTACGACCTCGGCATCTTCAACGAGGTCAACATCGCCATCCAGAACCCGGACGGCGAGGCGCGCGAGAAGAACGTCCTGCTGCAGCTCACCGAGGCCCGCCGCTGGACCTTCAACTACGGCTTCGGCATCGAGATTGCCACCGGCTCCGAGCCGGGCGCCACCGACCCCCAAGGCCGCACCGGTGTGAGCCCCCGCGTCTCCTTCGACGTCACCCGCATCAACTTCATGGGGCGCAACCACACGCTCATCTTTAAGTCCCGCTTCGGCCGCCTGCAGCAGCGCGGCCTCTTCAGCTACGAGGCCCCGCGCTGGTTCGACAACGAGGACCTCAAGCTCACCATCACCGCCTTCTTTGACGACACCCGCGACGTCCGCACCTTCACCGCCCAGCGTCTCGAAGGCTCCGCGCAGATCGAGCACAAGGTCAGCAAGATCACCACCCTGCTCTATCGCATGACCTACCGCCGCGTGAAGGTCGACCCGCGCACGCTCGTCATCGACCCCTTCCTCATCCCGCTGTTCTCGCGCCCGGTGCGCATCGGCATGCCCAGCCTCACCTACATCCGCGACAAGCGCGACGACCCTCTCGAGACCACCAAGGGCACTTACACCCTGGCCGACATGGGCGTCGCGCCCGAGTTCCTCGGCTCCGAGGCCAGCTTCTCCCGCTTCCTCATCCAGAACAACACCTACCACGCGTTCACTTTCGACAAGAAGCGCTGGGTGTTCGCGCGCTCCACGCGCCTCGGCATCGAGAAGCCCTTCGGCCCCGCCGGATTCGTCCCGCTGCCCGAGCGCTTTTTCGGCGGCGGATCGAGTTCCCACCGCGGCTTTGCCATCAACCAGGCCGGCCCGCGCGACCGCGAGACCGGCTTCCCCCTCGGCGGCGAGGGCATGTTCATCAACAACCTGGAGCTGCGCACGCCGACCATTCCGCTCCCGCTGGTCGAGAACAACCTCAGCCTCGTCTTCTTCCATGACATGGGCAACGTCTTCGCCACCGCCAGCGACATCTTCCCCAGCCTCTTCCGCGTCTCGCAGCCGCACAAGAGCCAGTGCGAGCTGCTGACGGTCACTGCGCGCTGCGACTTCAACTACAACTCGCAGGCGTTGGGCGCCGGCATCCGCTACCGCACCCCCATCGGCCCCGTGCGCGTTGACTTTGGGTATAACCTGAACCCACCGACGTTCCCGATCCGCCGCGAGACGCGCTCGGACACGTTGTCGCACTTCAATTTCTTCTTCTCCATCGGGCAGACGTTCTAG
- a CDS encoding cold-shock protein, producing the protein MARERGTVKWFNATKGYGFIQREQGGDVFVHFSAIQGEGYRSLNEGEAVEFDVTDGPKGAQAANVTKL; encoded by the coding sequence ATGGCAAGAGAACGTGGCACCGTGAAGTGGTTCAACGCGACCAAGGGATACGGATTCATCCAACGGGAGCAGGGAGGCGATGTCTTCGTCCACTTCTCCGCCATCCAGGGTGAGGGCTACCGCTCGCTCAACGAGGGCGAGGCGGTCGAGTTCGACGTGACCGACGGACCGAAAGGCGCCCAGGCCGCCAACGTCACCAAGCTGTAG
- a CDS encoding UbiA-like polyprenyltransferase: MLRDLRITLEMIKWEHSIFALPFALTAAVLAAGGWPRPAQLAWIIVAMVAARSAAMAFNRLADADIDAANPRTATRALPAGRLSKRFVALFVIVASGALILAAARLNRLALYLSPVALAIVLLYSYTKRFTRWSHLVLGFALGLAPAAAWIAIRGALDPRILVLTAAVTFWVGGFDILYSCQDYEFDRREGLHSIPRFLGIANALWIARGLHLAMLGLLVWLALLFHLGAIGAAGIALVGVLLAYEHSLVSARDLSKLNAAFFTMNGVISVVFFVFVAADVLLRR; encoded by the coding sequence GTGCTACGCGACCTGCGAATCACACTGGAAATGATCAAGTGGGAGCACTCGATCTTTGCGCTCCCGTTTGCCCTCACCGCCGCCGTGCTCGCCGCCGGCGGCTGGCCGCGCCCTGCGCAACTGGCGTGGATCATCGTCGCGATGGTTGCCGCCCGCTCCGCGGCGATGGCCTTCAACCGCCTGGCGGACGCCGACATCGACGCCGCCAATCCGCGCACTGCGACGCGCGCGCTGCCCGCCGGGCGCTTGAGCAAGCGCTTCGTGGCGCTGTTCGTCATCGTCGCTTCGGGCGCGCTGATCCTCGCCGCCGCGCGACTGAACCGCCTGGCCCTCTATCTCTCGCCTGTCGCCCTCGCCATCGTGCTGCTGTACTCCTACACCAAGCGCTTCACGCGCTGGTCGCACCTGGTGCTCGGCTTCGCGCTCGGCCTCGCTCCCGCCGCGGCCTGGATCGCCATCCGCGGCGCCCTCGACCCACGGATCCTCGTACTCACCGCCGCGGTCACCTTCTGGGTGGGCGGCTTCGACATCCTCTATTCCTGCCAGGACTACGAATTCGATCGCCGCGAGGGCCTGCACTCGATACCGCGCTTCCTCGGGATCGCGAACGCGCTCTGGATCGCCCGTGGGCTGCACCTCGCCATGCTCGGCCTGCTGGTCTGGCTCGCCTTGCTCTTTCACCTCGGCGCCATCGGCGCCGCCGGCATCGCGCTGGTCGGCGTGCTGCTTGCCTATGAACACTCGCTCGTCTCTGCCCGCGACCTCAGCAAGCTGAACGCCGCGTTCTTCACCATGAACGGCGTGATCTCAGTGGTGTTCTTCGTGTTCGTCGCCGCCGACGTCCTGCTGCGCCGCTAG
- the mqnE gene encoding aminofutalosine synthase MqnE, with amino-acid sequence MSHAFQTDDARLKPIAEKVLAQQRLSADDALALYRSGDILAIGWLANQVRERMHGNTTYFNVNRHINPTNVCVAACRLCAFGRKQGSEGSYTMALEEAWETAASGYSEAVTEFHIVGGLHPDLPFEYFLDLIRGLKQRFPQVHLKAFTMVEIAYLARRAKLSIKDTLLKLKEAGVDSLPGGGAEIFIDRVRRVICDHKIDGDEWLATARTAHEIGLKSNATMLYGHVENDEDRVDHLLKLRALQDETGGFQTFIPLAFHPDNTPLQHLPKTTGMSDIKQIAIGRLVLDNFAHIKAYWQMLTPKIAQIALRFGADDLDGTVIEEKIYHD; translated from the coding sequence ATGTCCCACGCATTCCAGACGGACGACGCGCGGCTGAAGCCGATCGCGGAGAAGGTCCTGGCACAGCAGCGGCTTTCGGCCGACGACGCGCTCGCGCTCTACCGCTCCGGCGACATTCTCGCCATCGGCTGGCTCGCCAACCAGGTGCGCGAGCGGATGCACGGCAACACGACGTATTTCAACGTCAACCGCCACATCAATCCGACGAACGTGTGCGTGGCGGCGTGCCGCCTCTGCGCCTTCGGCCGCAAGCAGGGCTCCGAGGGCAGCTACACCATGGCGCTCGAGGAAGCCTGGGAGACCGCGGCCTCGGGCTACTCGGAAGCCGTGACCGAGTTCCACATCGTCGGCGGGCTGCACCCTGACCTGCCGTTCGAGTACTTCCTCGACCTCATCCGCGGGCTGAAGCAGCGCTTTCCGCAGGTGCACTTGAAGGCGTTCACGATGGTCGAGATCGCGTATCTCGCGCGCCGCGCGAAGCTTTCGATCAAGGACACACTGCTCAAGCTGAAGGAAGCGGGCGTGGACTCGCTGCCCGGCGGCGGGGCGGAGATCTTCATCGACCGCGTGCGCCGCGTCATCTGCGACCACAAGATCGACGGCGACGAGTGGCTCGCGACCGCGCGCACCGCCCACGAGATCGGCCTCAAGTCGAACGCCACCATGCTCTACGGGCACGTGGAGAACGACGAGGACCGCGTCGACCACCTGCTGAAGCTGCGCGCGCTCCAGGACGAGACGGGCGGATTCCAGACCTTCATCCCGCTGGCCTTCCACCCGGACAACACGCCGCTGCAGCACCTGCCGAAGACGACCGGCATGAGCGACATCAAGCAGATCGCTATCGGCCGGCTGGTGCTCGACAACTTCGCGCACATCAAGGCCTACTGGCAGATGCTGACGCCGAAGATCGCGCAGATCGCGCTGCGTTTTGGCGCTGATGATCTCGATGGAACGGTCATCGAGGAGAAGATCTATCACGATG
- a CDS encoding BON domain-containing protein: MKRFLAPALVTALLAVSAAALPQGGNDAQTQQAAQQELGKKKEFQNVKVAVSDGVATLTGSVEKYSDKVRAEKKAQHVKGVSDTVNKLEVSSSVSDDELYNTLADKLRYDRVDQGLIMGVGRNVTAGNTFNNFTLDVKNGIVTLGGTARTDTDKASALAIVENTPGVKDVIDNVEVSPASILDDQLRVRVARAIYGDPVLSKYAMDPQQPIRIIVENGKVTLAGQVLNDGDKNIAGIRANGVSGVFAVTNNLAVANQKPR; the protein is encoded by the coding sequence GTGAAGCGTTTCCTGGCTCCGGCGCTGGTGACGGCGCTGCTGGCGGTCTCGGCCGCGGCGCTGCCGCAGGGCGGCAACGACGCGCAGACGCAGCAGGCCGCCCAGCAGGAGCTCGGCAAGAAGAAGGAATTCCAGAATGTGAAGGTCGCCGTCTCCGACGGCGTCGCCACCCTCACCGGGTCGGTGGAGAAGTACTCCGACAAGGTGCGCGCCGAGAAGAAGGCGCAGCACGTGAAGGGCGTCTCCGACACCGTCAACAAGCTCGAAGTCTCGAGCAGCGTCTCCGATGACGAGCTTTACAACACGCTCGCCGACAAGCTGCGCTATGACCGCGTCGACCAGGGGCTGATCATGGGCGTCGGGCGCAACGTCACGGCCGGGAACACCTTCAACAACTTCACGCTCGACGTGAAGAACGGCATCGTGACCCTCGGCGGCACCGCCCGCACCGACACCGACAAGGCGTCGGCGCTGGCCATCGTCGAGAACACGCCCGGCGTGAAGGACGTCATCGACAACGTCGAAGTCTCGCCCGCCTCCATCCTGGACGACCAGTTGCGCGTCCGCGTGGCGCGCGCCATCTACGGCGACCCGGTGCTCTCGAAGTATGCGATGGATCCGCAGCAGCCCATCCGCATCATCGTCGAGAACGGCAAGGTCACGCTCGCCGGCCAGGTGCTGAACGACGGCGACAAGAACATCGCCGGCATCCGCGCCAACGGCGTCTCCGGCGTCTTCGCCGTCACCAACAACCTTGCGGTAGCGAACCAGAAGCCGCGATAA